Genomic DNA from Coffea eugenioides isolate CCC68of unplaced genomic scaffold, Ceug_1.0 ScVebR1_2794;HRSCAF=3890, whole genome shotgun sequence:
CTGAAAGCCCTTATAGTTGCAAAGAATAACATCATGGGTGGTATACCTCTGGAAATTGGAAATTTGACTCAACTACATACACTTAATCTTTCTTCGAATTATTTATCAGGGGAGATACCGAGGGAAGTTGGGAAGTTAGCTTCTATGTTTAAACTAGATTTACATGACAACCAACTTACTGGTGGTATACCTCAAGAATTGGGAGTGTTAATGGAATTTCTAGACCTGTCCGCAAACTCCTTGAATGGAACTTTACCAGAACTTCTGGGAGATTTGAAACACTTGTTTCACATGAACTTGAGCAATAATGTTTTAAGTCAAAATATTCCATTGCAGATTGGGAAGTTAACCCAACTTTCTGAACTGGATTTGAGTCAAAATTTCTTCACAGGAGAGATACCAtctgattttcaaaatttgcagaGTTTGGGGACATTGGATCTCTCCCAGAATAACCTCTCTGGTTTGATCCCAAAGGCTTTGGCAGAATTGCCTGGTTTATTGCACATTAATCTTTCTTTTAATAATTTGGAGGGCCCAATTCCGAGTGGTAGAGCTTTTGTGAATCTAACCTTCGAAGAAGTAAAGGGAAATAAAGGTTTGTGTGGCAATATTACAGCGTTACAAGCCTGTGAAAGTTCCCGGTTGATTAAAAAGCATGTCAACGATAAAAGCAAGGAACTTGTTCTCATAATTGTATTACCTCTTCTGGGATCGTGCATACTTCTTGGTGCATTGTTCGGTGTTCTCAGATTGCGTGATTGGAGAAAACAAAATTCGAGAGCGGGAGATACGGAGGTGAATAAGGGCGGTTTATTTGCCATATGTGCTTATGATGGCAAAGCATTGTATAAAGAAATCGTGAGGTCTACAGAAGAGTTCAGTGAAACATTTTGCATTGGGAAAGGAGGTTATGGAAGTGTTTACAAAGCACAGCTTCCATCAGGAGAGGTAGTAGCTGTAAAAAGACTTCACAACGTACCTAATGTGGCAAAGGATAAAAGTTTCTTGAATGAGATCAGGGCCTTGACAGAAATCAAGCATCGGAACATTGTGAAACTCTTTGGCTTCTGCTCAAATGCTCAGCATTCAATTTTGGTTTATGAGTACCTCGAAAGGGGAAGCTTGGCCAAAATCTTGAGCATAGAAGAAGCAGCTAAGGAACTAGACTGGCAAAAGAGGTTGAATATCATCAAAGGCATCGCTCATGGTTTGTCTTACATGCATCATGATTGTTCACCACCAATTGTACACCGAGACATATCAAGCAACAACATTTTGCTTGATCCAGAATGCGAGGCTCATGTTTCAGATTTTGGCAGTTCCAAGTTTCTCAGAATAGACTCATCTAACTGGAGTTCTCTTGCAGGCACATATGGATATGTTGCACCAggtaataaaattattttttttccttttcctgtcACTAATTTGTTAACTAGTAAATTCAAGTATGATCACATATCAtgaaaaatcattttccaacTCTCTTTTGCAGAATTTGCCTACACGATGAAAGTTAACGAGAAGTGTGATGTTTATAGCTTTGGGGTCCTGACAATGGAAGTAATCAAAGGAAAGCATCCTGGTGACTTGATTGCTAATCTATTGTCTTCAAAGCCTGAAGAGATAGAATTAAAAGACTTGCTAGACCAAAGACTTCTGCATCCCAATCAACAAATTGAAAAGAGTCTGATATCCATACTCAAACTAGCAAGAGAATGTCTACATGTTGATCCTCAATGTAGGCCAACAATGCTCATTATTTCCAGGTTGATATCTATATGTTGATCCTCAATGTAGGCCATGTGAACCTCTTGtccatttcttttgttgttaAATTAATAGATGAATCAGATATGCTGAACTTGGATGATGTTTTTGGTTTTGCAGGTATCTTGCCTCCTATTAAATACAGACTGCAGTGCCCTATCCCTTCCCCACCCCTCCCCACCCCCCATCGCAGCACTATCAGGCATCAGCAGAAGATGATATGATGCAGAGTATGTATTCTGTGTAAAAATAAACTCTGCCTAGCCAATAGAGTTTTATGAAATTGAAGCAAAAACTAGCATAGGGAGGAAATTGAGAGTTTGGAAATGTATGGTAATCTTATCCTGAAAGTAATTATTCTATGACTTTGTCTTCGGTCTTAATAGTCTTCGATCTACATTTATTATCTCCTTGAAAATCAAGAGTTTCTTAGTTTTCTGCCACACTATGCaaactaataacaagtaatttttaaaattgtacAGTGAAAAGTAATAAAGAGCTCCGGTGCTGTTTACCTTAGTTTATAGTCCATACAACTGATCTTCTCAATTTAGCTTAATTAAGAGATGCAAATTGAGAGCGATTAATTCTTGAGAATTATAAAACTAAGTGTGTGTCTTCGTCTAACACTGTGTAGAAAAATGCTGGGAGAGATTCTgcataaaacaagaaacactcCTGTGGCTTGTAATGACATAGGCTAATAAAGATTTGCTGTTGTGTTCTGATTTAATTTGCAGCGGCTGCGAGCTTCTTTCTATTCCTTTTGCTTATGAAATTTATTGGAGTTAGAAATTTATAAGGGGTATGCCCCGTATTTTGTTGTGTATTATTAAAatcttatctaccaaaaaaTGTTCACAAATCTATTCTTAAAAATCGAGGGTTGGCTCCTGTAATTTCCTAAAAATGACCCTTGGTATTTATATATTAGGAATTTAAGATATGATAATTTTCCTTTATCATATTTATGAAGTAAATACCGCCTCGGAACCAATAGCCATTTGGGCTGCTACCATAGTGTTTAAGGTTGAGTGGGGTGGGAGATCAAGATTTCAAATCTTATCTTCTACTATTTGTCATTATATACGGCTCTCATTTTAAGTAACTGTCATTTTAATTGACTTAAATTTATATGGGTGCATAGAGCACTCGTCTGGTTCGTTGATTTTTTCATGGTCCAATTGGACCCTTCTCATGATATAAGTTTGCGTAAGAGTAGAAATAAGTTTAAAATAGACAAATGtcgattgaaaaaaaaaaaaaatgtacgcGCCTCAGATTAAGGTACAACGCCTATCCAGACATCAAGTTGTGGGATATGTATAGAAGTAATATTGGGCCGGGGCAAAAGCAGAATGACAGAAACATACCTGGGCCATGAGCGATCTACAACCAGAAAAGATAAATTGTTGAACAGATAAGCAACTTCTGGTTGCTAGTTGGAGCCCAGATTTGACCTGGATTAACCCCTGAAATCATAAATATTCTTTGTGCAAGTAGGTCTGAAATTAGCCTTGTTTGATAGTaagttttttgtcaagtttgtcCTGCTACaagttttaaaaactttaactacagtaatctcaaaaaacttctcaaagtttttaaactatacacttcaaaatattcaaaaaaaaaaacacttcaaaatttttttaaataacttcTACAATATGATCCGATGTGACccgtttatgaattaaaaataatttaataaacataaaaattattttatctaactaaactaaatcattcttttttttcaaaggcattaattacttaatcctaaatgaatttatttaacttgtgtgaagttgaaattattatatttggacaaataatatattatgttattttttacttttatgctgttttaatttattttatatttggtttggaataaaacacttttacggtatttaatttattttagatttggtttgaaattatttatttaaatttttattacttgatgatgtaattaattttgtgagaaattgattttattagaaattacagtgataaattaataaattaaaattaagtttcgggtcatttcgggtcgacccgccaactcgtcaacctgaaattttcgggttcgtgtCAGGTATCCTGACCCGTTTCGGATTGGCGGGTCTGGTTCGGGTCACCCCTACAAAAAACTCAATTGCCAAACGGAGGTGTGGTCCTTTTCTCTCAAAACGTTTTTACATAACgtatttttcaatcttttttactttacatatattatttttttttactttacatatattaaattgttacaatatattttttataaaaatttcaaaaaataacaatccaaaccaGATATAAAATTTTTGACTCAGTAATTCTAATCCTGATAATCGGATTAAGGATGCTAAATTGCTTGTTCGTACATTGTCAAGTTGCAAGGTTCAGTAGGTGTCTCGGTGAAACATGAAACAATGAGGTAGCTCATTGTCTACATAGACATGCAAGAGAGGTAATTCATTGTCTAGCTCATTGATCGGAGTTTTTAAGTTTCCATCTTTTGTAACATTCGCTGTGTTCAGGGACATTTAAGTTTGATGGAATGAAATTTCACGATCTTATTTATTAATTactatttaaaataaaatcttGATTAAAGAAAATCTTATTGACACGAAATTTTACATTGCAAACTTGCAAATAAAAACCACACTAAAGTGAAGTGTTAGGTACACTCCTATTTTATTAATCATATTTCTACTATCATTTTAATCatataattttcatctattaaattatataattaaataaaggaaaatttgtccaattggtccctaacattttcacaaaaaaaaattttagtttctAGCATTTAAAATCAGCCAGAATAATCtctaacatataaattatgaaCCAATTTGGTCCTGATGCTCATATTTGCTCATTTTTTtggctaaaaatagcacgcgCTCTCTCACGTGGGCATAATTTAAAGGGAAAAATCGAAAAACATACTTCGCTCTTCCGGATGAACATGAGATTGTTTAGAAAGCTTACTTCATAATTTGGGTAGCCATAGAATCTTCTCCTTGGATTTACAAGTTTCCAAGAAGTCACAATGAGGGGTTCCTTTTCACAAAAACATCGCTCGTTGTTTGGATCTATCGTATTCTTCAATAGGTTAGCTtcttctttgcattttcttgctATTCTTCCTCAATTGCACAGCCATCCAGTTGCAGCTGCGTTTTCCCTCTTCAAATTTGGTTTTGATGCAAGGCAATTATGGTTTAATTGGGAAAATATGAAGGAAAGGTGGAAAACTCAACCAAAAAAGAAGTGTATTTTCTGATTTTGCCCTTGAAATTATACCCACGTAAGAGATGTGTGCTATTTTTTAATTGGAGAAATGAGCAAATACGAGCATTAGGATCAAACTGACTCGTAATTTTTATGTTAGGGActattttggctgattttaaatattaagaattaaaaaaaaatttaaaaatgttAGGGATCAATTTGataaattttcctaaaataaataatgaggatgtaaataataaaaaaataaagtgcaaacaccattttcttctccttgaCAAATTAAAAACATGAATGAATAAATTAGAAGGCATTAGTCACAGCATGAGGTGACGAGAACAAGACACGTTACCGCATCCAACAAGTGGCACTCATCCCCCTCTCCCACCTTGCCAACGAATTCTCAATGCCTTGGCTGCCAGCCAGCCTGCTACTCGGCCTATCTTCCCCAGGCAGAATCCTCTCCTCTACCTCTCGATCCATATTTCTTTCCCTTGACCCAACATAGCATTTTCCACCGTCAATAACGACATTAAAGACCCACACCCACAACATATTTTTCTTCAGcagcaaaaataaataaaagttgaGGAAATGAATCGTGTAGATGATGATACCAAAGAAACTGTTACGTTCAGAGCCGTAAGCAGAGACGAGGAGGGGCGAAAGCGTGCGGAGAAAGTGGAAATAGACAGTCACAACGTGGACACGCTTAAGTACATAGAAAAGAAACTGATTGACAAGGGCGTGCAGAGACAAGACCATCGTCCTATTGATGGGATTCCGTTAGGCCGTCAGCATAAGTCCGGTCACGGGGGAAAGCATACTTGGGAGGGTCCCAGGGACACTGCGGAGAATGAACTGGGTGCAGCTCCTCCTGCCATAGATGAAAACGATCCAAACTATGTGGATGAGGCGGCGGACAGAATACTTAGGGGGGAGGTTAGTGGAGTCGCCGGATTGGTGGTCGGAGAGTTGGAGCTCCCTAAAGTTGCTGAAGAAGGTGTGGCTAGGATTGATGTTGATCCTCAATTGCAGACCAAtatttagtttttgttttttcaattggaaTGATTTTATTTTGTAACTGGGGAAGTTTAGTTTGTAGGCATGCAAACTTTgtgcttttctttttatttttattttctgggTAACTTAAACTCAGGCTTTTCTGCCTTTCTTTAGCAGCCCTGCTGTCTAGGTAGCAGTAACATTTTTTGTGGTCGCTTTTAGTTCCCCCCCCCCTCCAAGTAAAATCAGCACTTCTGAGTTCATTTCTCAATAAGCACCAGTATTAGTGTGCAACTGTAATTGAATGCTTGATGGAATAAAGAAACATCTTTCCTGTTGAATTTTAATGTTTCCAATAAAATTGGGAGCAAATTATCTAGTAGTCATTAAACCTTTGAATATCCTTAGCTTAAAATCACTGATTGAGGATATCCTTAGCTTAAAATCACTGTTTCGAATGTGCTCATTTTGTTTAGACAATGATGATGATAACATAGCTTGTAACAGTGTTAGTTCTTATGCCAAGGCATTTTGTTGGATGAGGAATTCCTTGTTCCTCCTAGTTCTTGAACACGTTGTGTGTAGCTTTTCGGGCCTTTGCTCGATGTGTAAACATTTTTATTGATCAATGCAAGAGTACTAgcgttttgaaaaaaaaaattaaaccttTGAATAGTTGAGTTTGGGTAATTCAAATATTAATGGTATATTTTTACTCACTGAactattatatttaaaataaattttgagtCATTGTTAATTCTATCAAATTGAACTATTAATAATGTGCCTTGTGAATCGTGCATACGTTCAAATTTAGTAGAGTTAATGATGAAATCAGACGAAATGttctaaaatatatattttgatAGTTAGATAAGTAGAAATATAATATTATTTAAATTCACACATTCGATAGTAGAAATGTAATATTAATCATTAAGTGATCAACTTTTGACTATTGAAAAAGTTTAGTGACTATCGAAATACTTTACTTTAAAATTGGAGTTTCAACACTTTTGAAGCTACGCGAATCTTCCAGCAATTTAAATTGCACTGGATGGTGTTGGTTGGTGGGTTCTATCTTAAATTGTGCTTTGCACCAACGCTTTCTTTAACCTCTGGGTGTTTCTAATCTAATTTGTTTAGCACTATTTATCGACTTGTCGGAAAAAGACACTTTCGAAGCTACGCGAATCTTCCAGCAATTTAAATTGCACTGGATGGTGTTGGTTGGTGGGTTCTACCTTAAATTGTACTTTGCACCAACGCTTTCTTTAACCTCTGGGTGTTTCTAATCTAATTTGTTTAGCACTATTTATCGACTTGTCGGAAAAAGACACTTTCGAAGCTATGCGAATCTTCCAGCAATTTAAATTGCACTGGATGGTGTTGGTTGGTGGGTTCTACCTTAAATTGTGCTTTGCACCAACGCTTTCTTTAACCTCTGGGTGTTTCTAATCTAATTTGTTTAGCACTATTTATCGACTTGTCGGAAAAAGACACTTTCGAAGCTACGCGAATCTTCCAGCAATTTAAATTGCAACTGGCGTCGGTTATTCTCGTTCAGCAGTGAGCACGGGGAGCATCATCGTCTGCGATGATTCTAGTCTGTCTAATGTTCCGTTCCCACAAGGGACGCGCGAAGGGACGTAGCTCAGACGGTAGAGCGCTCCACTATGGagtcattattattattgccaACCGTAGGTTATGGACCGTGATCACGCTAGCGCTCCATGGTTCTTACTACCTTTTTCTCCCGCCATCACAAACAGAACAAGTCTCCTTTTGACAAGAAGTTCATCGGCAAAATCTAAATTAACCCCACAAAATACAATCAAGAGGCAATTGCTGACTTCTGGGTATACCCATGAAACTTAAGTACTACTTACTCACACCTAAACAGAACAAGTCTCCTGATTTCCCAAAATGAGTGAAAGTAGAGGAACAATTCCTTTTTCCCAACCAAAAATCTTTTTACAACTTACAAGAGTACCTGTAAGTGGGGGCAAAAAGGGTTTGTGTATAAAAAATACTC
This window encodes:
- the LOC113757166 gene encoding MDIS1-interacting receptor like kinase 2-like, which codes for MAMGYLISLQFLSLCQNNLTGAVPKSLGNLTNLIKLYLYENQLSGSIFKEVGDLKFLTNMELAYNQLSGSIPASIGNLSNLEVLYLYNNHFSGSIPVTFGNLNRLVNLSLSQNHLSGPIPPVIGNLSSLQLLYMYQNNLTGAILKSLGNLANLIELSLSNNQLNGSILASIGNLSNLELLALHENQFSGTIPPTFGNLNRLVYLYLSSNQLSGHIPDSIGNLSNLKLLDLQNNQFSGTIPQELGNLSKLVALELFRNQFSGPLPELLCQSGILQNISVSENMLTGPIPKSLQNCSSLVRARFDGNRFQGNLSEMFGIYPVLDFIDLSNNQFYGKLSSNWGKCKMLKALIVAKNNIMGGIPLEIGNLTQLHTLNLSSNYLSGEIPREVGKLASMFKLDLHDNQLTGGIPQELGVLMEFLDLSANSLNGTLPELLGDLKHLFHMNLSNNVLSQNIPLQIGKLTQLSELDLSQNFFTGEIPSDFQNLQSLGTLDLSQNNLSGLIPKALAELPGLLHINLSFNNLEGPIPSGRAFVNLTFEEVKGNKGLCGNITALQACESSRLIKKHVNDKSKELVLIIVLPLLGSCILLGALFGVLRLRDWRKQNSRAGDTEVNKGGLFAICAYDGKALYKEIVRSTEEFSETFCIGKGGYGSVYKAQLPSGEVVAVKRLHNVPNVAKDKSFLNEIRALTEIKHRNIVKLFGFCSNAQHSILVYEYLERGSLAKILSIEEAAKELDWQKRLNIIKGIAHGLSYMHHDCSPPIVHRDISSNNILLDPECEAHVSDFGSSKFLRIDSSNWSSLAGTYGYVAPEFAYTMKVNEKCDVYSFGVLTMEVIKGKHPGDLIANLLSSKPEEIELKDLLDQRLLHPNQQIEKSLISILKLARECLHVDPQCRPTMLIISRYLASY
- the LOC113757167 gene encoding uncharacterized protein LOC113757167, yielding MNRVDDDTKETVTFRAVSRDEEGRKRAEKVEIDSHNVDTLKYIEKKLIDKGVQRQDHRPIDGIPLGRQHKSGHGGKHTWEGPRDTAENELGAAPPAIDENDPNYVDEAADRILRGEVSGVAGLVVGELELPKVAEEGVARIDVDPQLQTNI